The sequence ATATACGGAATTAATCTTGCTGATTTGGTCAGTTCGGTCACCAATGTTACCGGTATCGTTTCATATCCCCCGAATACCCAGGACTTTACCGGAACCCTTGATGAACTCGATTCTCTCGTTACTCCTGTCATTGAAGAATATGGGGAAGAGAGCGTCTGCATCTTTGCCATATCCATGGATGAGATAACGGATCTGATGGCACAGGCTTCTGCATATCCAAACCTGAAAAAGATTCACTGGTCAGGGATGGATGGTGTTGCCCTGAACCCGACGGTCCTTGAGAATGAAACGGCTGCTGAGTTTGCAGATGCAACCGGGCTTGCCGCACTTTCCTTTGACGCGAGCCAGGTTGCAAGTTCTGATTACTGGCGTGTACATGAGACCGTGCAGGCCGCTATCGGCGGGCGTCAGCCCCATATTTACGAGATTCTCCCCTATGATGAAACGGTTATGGCAACCCGGATTGTCGAGCACAATATGTCTGGCATACAGGACAATCTCTATCTTGCAGATTACCTGGGAAAAACGTCGTATGGTGCAACAGGCAGGCTCAAATTGAACGAAAACGGTGATCGCGAGTTTGGTGATTACTGCTTTTACCAGGTGAGAAAAGGAGATGACGGGAAGTATACCTGGGTTCCATCATTCACATATCTGTATGGGATGGATACCACGATTCCCCTCGTCGACCTGAATAGTACCACCATGTAATATTTGATCTAAAAAATACGTCACGATCTCGCCAAAGAACAAGAAACAGCATGGAATGGTCAACAAATGTCCCCTTCCTGAAAGGAATGGATATTTCATTGAGGGATCATCCGATTCCTCAATGAAGACCCTTTTTGCTCTATTCGGTAAATCAGGTTAAGAAAGCAAGATAAAAAAATCTGTCATTATCCCTTTCCTCGATATATTTCAGGCTTCTCCCAATAAATCCAAAAAGTAAAATATTAAATACTCTCTTTCCATACAACGTTGCATGAATCCTGAATTCTCACTGTTTTTGTTACTTTCATGTGTTTTCATGGCATCATTGGTTGTTTTTCAATCAGGGCAGGCTATTCCCATGAAAGAAAACTACCCCCAGGAAAAGATCTCAATGCCTGTTGACAATCCATCATATCCGGCTCCACCATACCATTTCGTCGATCGGGAATATTTCATCATTACGTATGAGACTGATCCAGATATTTTAAAGACAAAAGTGCCACCCCCTCTAGAAATAACAGAACCAGTTGTAAAATACGAATTTATTCGAATGCCTGATTCTTCAGGACTTGGTGACTATACTGAATCAGGACAGGTAATCCCGGTCCAGTATAAAGGAAAGCCAGGACTCTTTATTTTATCAATGTATCTGGACAATGAACCGGCCATCCTGGCCGGGAGAGAGATATGGGGATTTCCAAAAAAACTCGCAACTCCTTCCCTTGGTGTTGACAAGGTAAGTAAAGATACGCTTGTAGGCAGACTATTTTATGGAGAACTGGAAGTCGCCCGTGGAACCATGGGCTACAAATGGGAAACACTGCCAACCGATGAGATAAAAAAATCGCTTGAGGAGACACCAAATTACCTGGTAAAATTGATCCCTGATGTCGATGGAACACCAAAGATTCACCAGCTGGTCAGGTACCATGTTGGAAATGTAACGGTCAAAGGTGCCTGGACAGGTCCGACTGACCTTGAACTCTTCTCTCATGCACTGGCACCCGTAGCAGACCTTCCCATAAAACGGATAGTATCAGGAGTTCATTTTGTGAGTGACCTGACTCTGCTTCCCGGAACGGTTGAGTATGATTACATCCAGAACTGATTTTATTCTATAACTCACCGTTTATTTTACTTTTATCATACCATTCCCAGTACCACCTGGTGCCGTGGATGAAATCCGTTGTGATCCTAGGAAAGCGTAGTACCTCTTCTCGCAGACTTCTCCATCCCTTCCTTGTGTCCGATCTGTTTTAAAATCACTCCGTCCACACCAGATCAGAGATGATATACATGGCACCGACAGTGTATCCCGCTTTCACATGAGAAAAAAAAAAAAAAAAAAGAATTGATTAATATGTACACTCAACTTTTCCTTCACTAACTTTCCCTTTACAACAGGATTCTGTCTTCGGGTTATAGCAGGTATCACCGCATTTTGTGTACCCCTTCCCATCATATACTTCCCCAAGACAACAACTCTGATTGTTTGTGTTATAACAGGTGTCACCACATTTTTGCCAGCCAGTCCCCGGGTATATTTGATTATTACAACATGTTTCGTTCGTTAAATCATAACAGATCCCTCCACACACACCCCAGAGTAACCCGTCTTTTGGTTCTCCCTGACAACAGGATTGAGTAGTTGGATTATAGAATGAATCGCCGCATGATGGAAGACACCGGGTTCCATTTACCGGCACACCATTACAGCAAACCTGCTGTTCCATATTAAAGCAGACTCCTTTGCATACCCCCCAGCGGAGTCCGTCATATACCTCACCCTGACAGCAGGATTGTGTACTTGGATCATAGCAACTGTCACCGCATGGCACACATGTCTGATTTGCGCCGATAACGGTAACAGAAACGAGAATTGAGATCAGAAGGACCGCTCCTGCGACCCAGATATGTAACCGTTGCATATAGCTTTGTACAGTATCAGCAGCTCAAGAAGTTTCTTTCTAAACCAAAAACATGAGAAAGTATCAGATCTGATGACAGTGAAAAAACGACCTTATTCATACCCCTTGAGATACATATACCTCTATATCTATGCCCGAAGAGCCAACACAAAGAGTTGCACTCCTGGTAATGGGCTGTCCAAAAGTCCCGGTACAGACAAGCCTGGTTCTGTATCTCTCAAACCGGATGAAGAAGGCAGGAATCAGAACCATTATTGCAGGTACCCCTTCTGCCAGACAATTAATTCGGGTTGCAGATCCGGACGGTCATTACACCATGGAGATGAAAGATCTGGATGCGACAATAGCAGCGCTCGCAGAGGGAGCACTCTCTGTTACTGACAGTTATGTATTTGTTCACAATGATGCAGGTATAAGTTATGCAGCGACATTAGAATCATTGACAAAACGACCTGTTACTGCAATAATTTTTGGTGAAGAAGCAGAACTGATGACACGAGAGATATCATTTCCCTGCACCATCATTGCCGAACCTGCCATACATAACCCAATGCCTTTAAAACGAAAACTTGAGGAGGTTGCACCATGGGATGTCTAGAGTCACTTCCGTATGAAGTTCTTCTGTCAAAAATATCCTTTAAAGAATCACGTGAATTCCTCTCCCGGTACCAGGAAAAATATGATATTGAACCAGGATACCGGATGTTTGATCTCAACATAATTGGAGTTCCACCAATCAGAGTTGCTGTGGATGGAAATGCATTGATCTTTCCTTTCACAAAACCCTGTCATGGGACATTCCTCATTAGGGTTCCTGAGGCGACGGAAGAGATAGAACGACTTCGAAACAGAAAATAGGGATGGAAATGCGCCCATATGTCATCGTGAATGTAGCGGTTAGTGCTGATGGTAAATTATCTACCAGAGAGCGCAGACAGGTGAAGATATCTGGAAGTCAGGATTTTGAACGGGTAGACACCTTAAAAGCCGGATGTGATGCCATTATGGTAGGAATTGGCACGGTGCTGGCAGATGATCCTTCACTTACTATTAAATCACCTGATCATATCGCCGAGCGAACCAGGCAGGGAAAACCAGAACACCCGGTGCGGATCGTAGTCGACAGCCACGCACGAACTCCTCCGGATGCAAAAATCCTCCATAAAGGTTCTGGAAAGCGAATCGTTGCCGTATCTGAAGCAGCACCAACGGAAAGGATGCAGAACCTAAAATCGATATCAGATGTGATCGTTGCCGGAAAAGAACAGGTAGATCTTACATATCTCCTTCATAAACTTGCAGAAGAAGGAATTACCCGACTGATGGTTGAAGGTGGGGGGACACTGATCTGGGGTTTAATCTCTGAAGGTCTGGTTGACGAATTATTCATGTTTGTGGGCAATATTATCATTGGAGGATATAATGCCCCAACTCTTGCAGACGGACCTGGATTTATCAAAGAATCAGATTTTCCGACCTTAAAACTCATCAGTACATCAATAATAGAGGAAGGGGTTTTGATCCACTGGAAAATGGGTAATTAATCGGCATCTGCTAAAATAATTAACAATACACCCATATTTTTTTAGGCAATAATTTCATGCTGTGCAAATGCGATACCTTATTGCATTGGAAGTGTGAAGTTTCCGAGGTTGTTGTGCCAGAGGTAACACTCTTTATTGTTGAAGATAATCCGGTAATTGCCGATCTCATCTCCTGGCGGCTTTCAGAGATGGGATACAATGTTGCGGGAACTGCTGAAGATAGCATAGAAGCGCTGAGCCGCATAGAAGAGATACTTCCAACTCTGGTATTAATGGATATCAACCTGCCAGGAGAGATGGACGGGATAGAGGTTGCATCTGAGATTATCAGGAAATTTAATATCCCAATTGTTTATATCAGCTCAATAATTGACTCTGCAATTATGGAGCGGGCAAAAAAAACAAAACCAAGAGGGTACATTGTAAAACCCTTTACTGATAATCAACTTCGCGCTACTATTGAAATGGCATTGCATCCGTAAATCAGCCTCACATCATCCCGATAAAATTTCGTAATATTGAAAGACCAGTGTCTCCACTTTTTTCCGGATGAAATTGAACTCCGACAGCGGTTCCGTTTCGAATCGACGATGCAAAGGTATTGATGTAATCGGTCGATGTGACACAATATTCTGCCAGAGTATCTGCCCAGTATGAATGTACAAAGTATACATACGACTGATCAGGGATACCCTCAAAAAGCGGATCGTCCTGTTTCTTCAGATTTATCTGATTCCATCCCATATGGGGAATTTTATACCCCGGAGTATCGGAAAAACGCCTCACAGTCCCTGGTATAAGGCCTAGACCCTGGTGAAGCCCATGTTCTTCAGAGAACTCCATCATCATCTGCATACCAAGGCAGATACCAAGAATCGGAACCTGACCTTCGGATTCGATTAAGGTCTGCGACAGATCTGCAAGCTGGGTCATCCCTTCATGAAAGGCACCAACGCCGGGGAGAATGATTCCTTCTGCTGCCCGGATCTCATCAAGGTCATGCGAGATCAGAAC comes from Methanospirillum hungatei and encodes:
- a CDS encoding acetoacetate decarboxylase; this translates as MASLVVFQSGQAIPMKENYPQEKISMPVDNPSYPAPPYHFVDREYFIITYETDPDILKTKVPPPLEITEPVVKYEFIRMPDSSGLGDYTESGQVIPVQYKGKPGLFILSMYLDNEPAILAGREIWGFPKKLATPSLGVDKVSKDTLVGRLFYGELEVARGTMGYKWETLPTDEIKKSLEETPNYLVKLIPDVDGTPKIHQLVRYHVGNVTVKGAWTGPTDLELFSHALAPVADLPIKRIVSGVHFVSDLTLLPGTVEYDYIQN
- a CDS encoding 2,5-diamino-6-(ribosylamino)-4(3H)-pyrimidinone 5'-phosphate reductase, translated to MRPYVIVNVAVSADGKLSTRERRQVKISGSQDFERVDTLKAGCDAIMVGIGTVLADDPSLTIKSPDHIAERTRQGKPEHPVRIVVDSHARTPPDAKILHKGSGKRIVAVSEAAPTERMQNLKSISDVIVAGKEQVDLTYLLHKLAEEGITRLMVEGGGTLIWGLISEGLVDELFMFVGNIIIGGYNAPTLADGPGFIKESDFPTLKLISTSIIEEGVLIHWKMGN
- a CDS encoding response regulator, with protein sequence MPEVTLFIVEDNPVIADLISWRLSEMGYNVAGTAEDSIEALSRIEEILPTLVLMDINLPGEMDGIEVASEIIRKFNIPIVYISSIIDSAIMERAKKTKPRGYIVKPFTDNQLRATIEMALHP
- a CDS encoding DUF1890 domain-containing protein, producing the protein MPEEPTQRVALLVMGCPKVPVQTSLVLYLSNRMKKAGIRTIIAGTPSARQLIRVADPDGHYTMEMKDLDATIAALAEGALSVTDSYVFVHNDAGISYAATLESLTKRPVTAIIFGEEAELMTREISFPCTIIAEPAIHNPMPLKRKLEEVAPWDV
- the hisH gene encoding imidazole glycerol phosphate synthase subunit HisH; translation: MSTIVIVDYGLGNMRSVSKAVQKAGAEVLISHDLDEIRAAEGIILPGVGAFHEGMTQLADLSQTLIESEGQVPILGICLGMQMMMEFSEEHGLHQGLGLIPGTVRRFSDTPGYKIPHMGWNQINLKKQDDPLFEGIPDQSYVYFVHSYWADTLAEYCVTSTDYINTFASSIRNGTAVGVQFHPEKSGDTGLSILRNFIGMM
- a CDS encoding ABC transporter substrate-binding protein; protein product: MKKIFFCILILWCALLVGSVSAEREIVIGAIIDESGDSASFAKGIEAAVNLAAADMNEYYAKTGKNITVIIRKAGTDGSKEAAAQAARDLINQGVQIIVGPTTSEEVSGYLPIITNEGILSISPSTSIKLSLPGDAVVRLCPDDYHILQALESFNTDFKGMINPMTIVVSRGDIYGINLADLVSSVTNVTGIVSYPPNTQDFTGTLDELDSLVTPVIEEYGEESVCIFAISMDEITDLMAQASAYPNLKKIHWSGMDGVALNPTVLENETAAEFADATGLAALSFDASQVASSDYWRVHETVQAAIGGRQPHIYEILPYDETVMATRIVEHNMSGIQDNLYLADYLGKTSYGATGRLKLNENGDREFGDYCFYQVRKGDDGKYTWVPSFTYLYGMDTTIPLVDLNSTTM
- a CDS encoding DUF1894 domain-containing protein, coding for MGCLESLPYEVLLSKISFKESREFLSRYQEKYDIEPGYRMFDLNIIGVPPIRVAVDGNALIFPFTKPCHGTFLIRVPEATEEIERLRNRK